In Methanococcoides sp. LMO-2, a single window of DNA contains:
- a CDS encoding ABC transporter permease subunit — MNFDKIKTIAKKEFFDSVKSRSFVIVFGIFLVLMLTSSIAGVNQYNEDLQSYQETMASFGNMKSSDKFLSFPEPELMSVLFGNIVSNIAVMGAILAIMLGYNAISGEKERGNLKLLLSYPLYRDDVINGKFLGKIAVLVMTLMITALISVSVALVMGLVPTVDDIIKLMLFMAVSIVYLVTFLGISIFFSTVSKNETSSMLNSFMFWIISAILITSVSGLVADTMVPEAQGGNGLTFIVSGDTDMSDFEDASQGIGMDRFDSYEKKWKVQKMIEALISPSLNYEEVANAILGSSGDKFSLMVNDPTQDLSVFEILMGKMTNLVSMFLWAIVSLIATYYVFMRQDIR, encoded by the coding sequence ATGAACTTCGACAAAATAAAGACCATAGCAAAAAAAGAGTTCTTTGATAGTGTAAAGAGCAGGTCTTTTGTAATCGTATTTGGAATTTTTTTAGTGCTGATGTTGACATCTTCAATTGCCGGTGTAAATCAATATAATGAAGATCTTCAGAGTTATCAGGAAACCATGGCAAGTTTTGGGAATATGAAAAGCAGTGATAAATTCTTATCATTTCCCGAACCGGAACTGATGTCTGTACTATTTGGAAATATCGTATCTAACATTGCAGTGATGGGTGCGATACTGGCAATAATGCTTGGATATAATGCAATTTCCGGTGAAAAAGAAAGAGGTAACCTGAAATTACTGTTGTCCTATCCTCTTTACAGGGACGATGTTATCAATGGAAAGTTCCTTGGAAAGATCGCAGTACTTGTCATGACACTGATGATAACCGCCCTTATATCGGTATCTGTTGCATTGGTCATGGGTCTGGTTCCGACAGTTGATGACATCATAAAACTGATGTTGTTCATGGCTGTTTCCATAGTCTATCTTGTAACATTCTTGGGAATAAGCATCTTCTTTTCAACTGTTTCCAAAAATGAGACCAGCTCGATGCTGAACTCATTTATGTTCTGGATCATCAGTGCAATACTGATCACCTCGGTTTCGGGTTTAGTTGCAGACACCATGGTTCCGGAAGCTCAGGGTGGTAATGGCTTAACTTTCATCGTATCTGGAGATACTGACATGTCAGACTTCGAAGATGCGTCCCAGGGGATTGGGATGGATAGATTTGATAGTTATGAAAAGAAGTGGAAGGTCCAGAAAATGATCGAAGCTTTGATCTCGCCCAGTCTGAATTATGAGGAGGTAGCAAATGCTATTCTGGGAAGTTCGGGAGATAAATTTTCACTTATGGTCAATGATCCGACACAAGACCTTTCGGTCTTTGAGATTCTCATGGGTAAAATGACAAATCTGGTTAGCATGTTCCTCTGGGCAATAGTTTCTCTCATCGCGACTTATTATGTTTTTATGAGACAGGACATCAGGTGA
- a CDS encoding ABC transporter ATP-binding protein — translation MKMEKVLEIQDLTKRYDNFTAVDNVSLDINEGDLIGLLGHNGAGKTTLFVMLTGLTIPTSGSIKLLGEDIEKNIMMLKENISFLPDNTLYYENLTAKENLEYFCDLADADRSKVPELLELVGMSKWADKKVGEFSKGMVQRIGFAQALVKDPKVIFLDEPTAGLDPEARVEMNQLLKKLNERGIAIVISSHVLSEIKDICSKIAIMKQGKLVAFDTLENLCRKENSNVFLLETKDPETTVEVLSSVDSIKFVREGNIFRITSEEDVRERISSELNRMGVIILNLRYETEDLFDIFKKYYKVD, via the coding sequence ATGAAAATGGAAAAGGTACTTGAAATACAGGATCTGACAAAAAGATATGATAACTTTACAGCCGTTGATAATGTGTCCCTTGATATTAATGAGGGGGATCTTATAGGCCTCCTTGGCCACAACGGTGCAGGAAAGACAACCCTTTTTGTAATGCTCACAGGGCTTACAATACCAACCTCTGGGAGCATAAAGTTACTGGGTGAGGATATCGAGAAGAATATAATGATGTTAAAGGAGAACATCAGCTTCCTTCCGGATAACACACTTTATTATGAGAACCTGACAGCAAAAGAGAATCTGGAGTATTTCTGCGATCTGGCGGATGCTGATCGTTCTAAGGTCCCGGAGCTTCTTGAGCTCGTTGGGATGAGCAAGTGGGCAGACAAGAAAGTCGGTGAATTTTCCAAGGGAATGGTTCAAAGGATAGGATTCGCACAGGCTCTTGTAAAGGACCCTAAAGTTATCTTCCTTGATGAACCGACAGCAGGTCTTGATCCCGAAGCAAGGGTCGAGATGAACCAGCTTTTAAAGAAACTTAATGAAAGAGGAATTGCGATAGTAATTTCTTCCCATGTACTATCGGAGATCAAGGATATTTGCTCAAAGATCGCTATCATGAAACAGGGTAAGCTTGTTGCTTTTGATACTCTTGAGAATCTCTGCAGAAAAGAAAATAGCAATGTCTTTCTGCTGGAGACAAAGGATCCGGAGACCACAGTGGAAGTCCTCAGTTCGGTCGATTCTATCAAATTTGTTCGTGAAGGCAATATCTTCAGGATAACTTCTGAAGAGGATGTCAGGGAACGTATCAGTTCGGAATTGAACAGGATGGGTGTTATTATTTTGAACCTCAGGTATGAAACTGAGGACCTTTTCGACATTTTTAAGAAATATTATAAGGTGGATTAA
- a CDS encoding nicotinate-nucleotide pyrophosphorylase → MIEEFEHYLLEDCPYGDETTELLEIEGEGTIKIMSRDAGISACADDLAEFHEKKGLKVTSYRDNGEKFDENSILFEAEGDLRTIFKLWRISQTFLSMTCAIATKTKMISDAAKAVNPDVIIATSRKTHPGFRKYELKAVKAGDGDHHRNSLSDSVLITQNHFNVVGTFGKLNSMRKIEIEPRTRDEFFEYAPIADVLLLDHYTPEELKEVAPELRKINPKLEIAVGGIEFKDIPAYAEAVDIVVTTAPYYAKPFDLTTKIDRV, encoded by the coding sequence ATGATAGAAGAATTCGAACATTATTTACTTGAAGATTGTCCCTATGGGGATGAGACAACCGAACTCCTGGAGATCGAGGGAGAAGGAACAATAAAGATCATGTCAAGAGATGCAGGCATTTCAGCCTGTGCAGACGACCTTGCAGAGTTCCATGAGAAAAAGGGACTGAAGGTGACCTCATATCGGGACAATGGGGAGAAGTTTGACGAAAATTCCATACTGTTCGAGGCAGAAGGCGACCTCAGGACTATCTTCAAACTCTGGAGAATATCCCAGACCTTCCTTTCCATGACCTGTGCCATTGCAACAAAGACAAAAATGATCTCTGATGCTGCAAAGGCAGTGAACCCTGATGTGATAATTGCAACCAGCAGGAAGACACACCCGGGTTTCCGCAAGTATGAACTTAAGGCCGTAAAAGCAGGAGACGGAGATCACCACCGCAACTCACTGAGCGATTCAGTCCTGATAACACAAAATCACTTTAACGTTGTCGGAACTTTTGGAAAACTCAACTCAATGAGGAAGATCGAGATCGAGCCAAGGACAAGGGATGAATTTTTCGAATATGCCCCGATCGCGGATGTACTGCTTCTTGATCACTACACACCAGAAGAGCTAAAGGAAGTTGCTCCTGAGCTTCGCAAGATCAATCCGAAACTTGAGATCGCAGTGGGAGGCATCGAGTTCAAGGACATACCAGCATATGCAGAAGCTGTTGATATCGTCGTAACAACTGCACCATACTATGCAAAGCCTTTTGACCTTACAACAAAGATAGACAGGGTCTGA
- a CDS encoding endonuclease NucS domain-containing protein, whose translation MDTFRFYTREDTPAETIRQIVDSLENIRDSHQCNFEILAIEDLRDDEKDELIEAIRVISRKKAIGVVSKGRGSLPISRKKNLSNVGILIHSRDGKDISVHPNVKNNKLTTAAQYLNLIINSSSVEDALDSNHITEDDISRMITSLPELIESGLTFKEIEVEVDGGRIDAVFIDEQGKHFLIEIEINARDNAIGQVQRFNLPYAEKYGVDPKDIRLGIVCASIDNSRMTACRGAGIEVYCLCLKKME comes from the coding sequence ATGGATACATTCAGGTTCTACACAAGAGAAGATACACCAGCTGAAACGATCAGGCAGATCGTCGACTCACTGGAGAACATCAGGGACAGCCATCAATGCAACTTTGAGATACTGGCCATAGAGGACCTCAGGGATGACGAAAAGGACGAACTTATCGAAGCCATCCGGGTGATCAGTAGAAAGAAAGCAATCGGTGTTGTCAGCAAAGGCAGGGGTTCACTACCAATCTCACGCAAAAAGAACCTGAGCAATGTAGGCATTCTCATCCATTCCCGGGATGGGAAGGATATTTCAGTCCACCCGAATGTGAAGAACAACAAATTAACAACCGCTGCCCAGTACCTAAACCTTATCATTAATTCATCCAGTGTAGAAGATGCACTGGACTCGAACCATATTACTGAAGATGATATCTCAAGGATGATCACCAGCCTACCGGAGTTGATCGAATCTGGCCTGACATTCAAAGAGATCGAAGTTGAGGTCGATGGCGGCAGGATCGATGCGGTCTTTATTGACGAGCAGGGAAAGCACTTCTTGATAGAGATCGAGATCAACGCAAGGGACAATGCCATTGGCCAGGTGCAGAGGTTCAATCTGCCTTATGCTGAAAAGTACGGAGTTGATCCGAAGGATATACGACTGGGAATCGTCTGTGCCAGTATTGACAACAGCAGGATGACAGCATGTCGTGGTGCGGGGATCGAGGTATATTGTCTTTGTCTGAAGAAAATGGAATGA
- a CDS encoding DUF7343 domain-containing protein — protein MEKKDTFFAIILAVSLFSLSLLLFSQGMSDLSVSLKDGSTVGVEVPLMFPINSVFLMLIMASVATYCATMFTSDIFSSDKKNLPEAGEYLSDSIVSSESFNDTGPIPELHNSATDISLSVDPVSNVEKPDDTEHKKDLVARVLDGDSRKLYRIIAEKEEILQSELVLESGFTKVKVSRILKKLEDKSLIERKPYGNTNKITVSL, from the coding sequence ATGGAAAAGAAAGATACATTTTTTGCGATAATCCTTGCAGTATCCCTGTTCTCATTATCATTGCTTCTTTTTTCACAGGGTATGTCAGATCTTTCTGTTTCCCTGAAGGACGGAAGCACCGTCGGAGTGGAAGTGCCTCTTATGTTCCCGATTAATTCGGTATTCCTGATGCTTATAATGGCGTCAGTTGCAACCTATTGTGCTACGATGTTCACATCGGACATATTCAGTTCGGATAAAAAGAATCTGCCTGAAGCGGGGGAGTATCTTTCTGATTCGATTGTCAGCTCCGAATCGTTCAATGATACTGGCCCAATCCCGGAATTGCATAATTCAGCCACTGACATATCATTATCTGTCGATCCGGTCAGTAATGTTGAAAAGCCAGATGACACTGAACACAAAAAGGACCTTGTTGCAAGGGTTCTTGATGGTGATTCTCGAAAGCTGTATAGGATAATAGCTGAAAAAGAAGAGATCCTCCAGAGTGAACTGGTTCTGGAATCCGGATTTACCAAAGTGAAGGTAAGCCGTATTCTTAAAAAGCTTGAAGATAAATCACTGATCGAAAGAAAGCCTTATGGGAACACGAACAAGATCACTGTTTCATTGTAA
- a CDS encoding NEW3 domain-containing protein, translated as MIDRKIVLLSFIVTTFVLAVPSLAATNSVEVSDLDDIDYEGWFKEEIELSANEEVKLGNYTLNYIYLLNGGFFVVDLTVQENRTDAAGNEGFYQIAHFSGHEDIYDLKGKVIFIERSSLAFRINEVEDGELKLTVWSKEDVFSDVGISTDVPEFVQFYKDESINIPLEINNSGSIDEIFDLEITGDGFYSYEFISNGYKVSRISVEPGDVENLDLSLHIDKNCPAGDYNLSVSASGRSSDTLYLPFSVIEDLNATIDPELKMQLSSLYVSGEAGSEIIVPVRVLNSGNVNLEDIDLETDSPGNNWDLEFSEDKIEKINSEEYMNVDLRIRIPSEAENGDYFVDINAESGDVEADEVKLRVNVKSSSNSAWIGLLIIILLVAGLVLAAKKYGRR; from the coding sequence TTGATAGACAGAAAGATAGTATTGTTATCATTTATTGTGACAACTTTTGTACTTGCCGTTCCTTCACTGGCTGCAACTAATTCTGTAGAAGTGTCTGATCTGGATGATATCGACTATGAAGGCTGGTTCAAAGAGGAGATCGAGCTATCAGCTAATGAGGAAGTCAAACTTGGGAACTACACTTTGAATTACATTTATCTTCTAAATGGTGGTTTCTTTGTTGTAGATCTAACCGTTCAGGAAAATCGGACAGATGCTGCTGGAAATGAGGGTTTCTATCAGATAGCACATTTCAGTGGTCATGAAGATATTTATGATCTCAAAGGCAAGGTCATCTTTATTGAACGTTCATCTCTGGCATTCAGGATTAATGAAGTCGAGGATGGTGAGCTTAAGCTGACAGTCTGGTCAAAAGAAGATGTCTTTTCGGATGTTGGGATTTCAACGGATGTTCCTGAATTCGTCCAGTTCTATAAAGACGAATCAATTAACATTCCTCTGGAGATAAACAACTCAGGTTCTATTGATGAAATATTTGATCTGGAGATAACTGGTGATGGGTTTTATTCTTATGAATTTATTTCTAATGGCTACAAGGTATCCAGAATAAGTGTGGAACCTGGGGATGTGGAAAACCTGGACCTCAGTCTTCACATCGATAAGAATTGTCCAGCCGGGGATTACAATTTAAGTGTAAGCGCTTCAGGAAGAAGTTCAGATACTTTGTACTTACCTTTTAGCGTTATAGAGGACCTGAATGCTACAATTGACCCGGAACTTAAGATGCAGCTCTCAAGTCTCTATGTTTCCGGTGAAGCGGGATCTGAAATAATTGTACCTGTAAGGGTGCTCAACTCTGGTAATGTCAATCTTGAAGATATTGATCTTGAAACGGATTCTCCTGGAAATAACTGGGACCTGGAGTTTTCAGAAGATAAGATTGAAAAGATCAATTCTGAAGAGTACATGAATGTCGATCTAAGGATCAGGATCCCTTCAGAAGCCGAGAATGGTGATTATTTTGTGGATATCAATGCTGAATCCGGGGATGTTGAAGCTGATGAGGTGAAGTTGCGTGTCAATGTCAAAAGCAGCTCGAACTCAGCATGGATCGGATTGTTGATTATTATACTTCTGGTTGCAGGTCTTGTCCTTGCAGCTAAAAAATATGGGAGGAGATGA
- a CDS encoding Rossmann-like domain-containing protein, which produces MGNNSLMTMLLEQIRQELDEALDDIYVEDVRVGVVYSGVKITGGYGGIAATQPQSPQSNSAHCSTLPKAGDMTGKPASEIMEMALSDNTLKSVVGVATINALATMICDRHPEKYTFSDTDVLDLIKPGDKVGMVGHFSPMIPRILKITDSLTVIEKKDIFDDRINVVQEHEAAEVLSGSDVVIITASTLVNGTTEELISMKGNAREAVLLGPSAVMLPQPFYEKGFTAVMGTRINDTDTMLKVVSEAGGTKHLLKKCGEKFSFVK; this is translated from the coding sequence ATGGGAAATAATTCATTAATGACAATGCTACTTGAGCAGATCAGGCAGGAACTCGACGAAGCACTTGATGATATCTACGTGGAAGATGTCAGGGTTGGTGTCGTCTACAGTGGCGTGAAGATCACAGGTGGTTACGGAGGGATTGCAGCCACACAGCCCCAATCACCACAATCAAATTCAGCTCACTGTTCTACACTGCCAAAAGCAGGAGATATGACAGGAAAGCCTGCGTCAGAGATCATGGAAATGGCACTTTCGGATAACACTCTCAAATCTGTTGTCGGAGTGGCAACGATAAATGCACTGGCAACCATGATATGCGACCGCCATCCTGAGAAGTACACATTCTCCGATACCGATGTACTTGACCTTATAAAGCCAGGCGACAAAGTTGGAATGGTAGGCCATTTCAGCCCTATGATACCAAGGATACTGAAGATCACTGACAGCCTGACAGTTATCGAAAAGAAGGACATATTTGATGACCGAATAAATGTTGTTCAGGAGCACGAGGCTGCCGAAGTACTCTCAGGATCAGATGTTGTCATAATCACTGCCAGTACACTGGTGAACGGAACAACAGAAGAACTGATATCCATGAAAGGAAATGCACGTGAGGCAGTCCTTCTCGGCCCTTCTGCAGTGATGCTGCCGCAGCCATTTTATGAAAAGGGGTTCACTGCGGTGATGGGAACACGAATAAACGATACCGACACTATGTTAAAGGTCGTCAGTGAAGCAGGCGGCACGAAACATTTGCTCAAAAAATGCGGTGAGAAGTTCTCGTTTGTGAAGTAA